One Burkholderiales bacterium genomic window, ATATCGAATCCACTGTGAATGCTATCCAGCGCGCGCTGGAAGAAGCGGAGTTGATGGCCGATTGCAAGATTCGTGAGGTCTACACCGGGATCGCCGGCAGCCATATCAAAAGTTTCAATTCGCACGGCATGGTGGGAATCAAGGATAAAGAGGTTGCGCAGATCGACGTGGAGCGCGTTGTGGAAACAGCCAAGGCGGTGAACATACCGACCGATCAGCAAATTCTTCACATCCTCAATCAGGAATTCATTATCGACGGTCAGGAAGATGTGCGCGAACCGCTTGGCATGAGCGGAGTGCGCCTGGAGGTAAAGGTACACATCGTGACCGGGGCGGTTTCCGCCGCGCAGAACATCATGAAGTGCGTACGGCGCTGTGGCCTTTCGGTGTGCGATTTGATATTGCAGCCCCTGGCTTCGGCCACGGCGGTGCTGTCTGAAGACGAAAAGGATCTGGGCGTATGTCTAGCCGATATCGGCGGCGGCACTGCGGATATCGCCGTGTTCACTCACGGAGCAATCCGCCATACCGCGGTGATCCCGATCGCCGGCGATCAAATCACGAACGATATTGCGATGGCGTTAAGGACGCCGACCAAGGACGCAGAGGACATCAAACGACGCTTTGGCTGTGCGCTGCGGCAGCTGGCTGATCCTCACGAAATGGTAGAGGTTCCCGGTGTCGGAGACCGCGGTCCTCGCCAATTATCCCGGCAGACATTGGCAGAAGTCATTGAGCCCCGCGTCGAGGAACTTTATTCGCTGGTGCAGGCGGAGCTGCGCAGAAGCGGCTTTGAGGAACTGCTTTCATCAGGAATTGTAATCACCGGCGGTAGTAGTGCCATGCAGGGCATGGTGGAGCTGGGCGAAGAGGTATTCCACATGCCGGTCCGGCTCGGCATGCCGCACTATCTGGGCGGGCTTGCCGAGGTGATACGTCATCCGCGTTTTTCCACGGCGGTGGGCTTGCTGCTGCTCGGCATGCAGCAGCGTGCGCGTCAGGAGCTGGTGAAGCTGCAAAGCGGATCTTTGCGCCCGGTATTCGACCGCATGAAGCATTGGTTCCAAGGGAACTTCTGATTATCGAAATCAGGGAAGACACCGATGAAATGACAAAGGCTATCGGTAACCAGGGTCAGTTTTACTGTAGTTGAGATCATCGTCATAAAGGAGATGTACATGATTGAGATTGTTGATACACAATCGCATGAAGCGGTAATCAAGGTAATAGGAGTTGGTGGCTGCGGAGGTAATGCCGTTGATCACATGATCAACCAGGGGGTAAAAGGCGTGGAATTTATAAGCGCCAACACCGATGTGCAAGCGTTGAAGCGCAACCAAGCGAAAGTCCAGCTGCAGATGGGTTCTTCGGTTACCAAGGGTCTTGGAGCAGGAGCCAATCCCGAAATCGGGCGCGAAGCCGCGCTGGAAGATCGCGAGCGAATCGCGGAGCTGATACAGGGTACCGACATGCTGTTCCTGACTGCGGGCATGGGCGGAGGCACCGGTACGGGTGCCGCGCCTGTGGTCGCGGAAATCGCCAAGGATCTGGGCATCCTCACCGTGGCGGTGGTGACCAAACCGTTCGCATTTGAAGGCAAGCGCATGCGGATCGCGCAGCAGGGTATTGAGGCCCTGTCTCAGTACGTGGATTCATTGATCGTGATTCCCAACGACAAACTGATGCAAGTGCTGGGCAACAAAATAACCCTGGATGCTGCTTTCCAAGCGGCCAACGATGTGCTGCACGGCGCAGTGGCCGGCATAGCGGAAATCATAAGTTGCCCGGGCATGATTAACGTCGACTTTTCCGACGTGCGAACGGTGATGGCGGAAATGGGCATGGCGATGATGGGTTCTGCCAAGGCTTCGGGCGCCGACCGCGCTGAGCTGGCCGCGGAACAAGCGATTGCCTGCCCGCTGCTCGAAGGGGTCAATATATCCGACGCGCGCGGAGTACTGGTCAACATCTCCGCCAGCAAAGCGAGCTTCGAGTTGCAGGAAATGTATGACGTGATGGACGCGATCAAGGCCTTTACGGCCGAGAGTGCGACCGTGATTGTCGGAGCGGTCTACGACAATGAACTGAAAGACGACATTCGGGTCACAATCGTTGCGACCGGCCTTAATTCCCCGAGCAGCAATAAGCAGGACAAGCCTTTGAGCGTCGTGAAAACAGGGACCGACGCGGCAGACATGGTGAATTATGCGGAGCTTGAGACGCCGGCGGTGGTAAGAAGGCGCAATCGTGATGCCACCATCGAAGCAATGCGGCAATCGGGTGTAGAGATGCTCGACATCCCCGCATTCTTACGCAAGCAGGCGGATTAACAGCAAAAAGCCAGGCTGGCGGGAGTGGCATATTGCAGCGCATCGTGATACGATTGCAATTCCTGCTGTATGAGTAACTGTTTATTTAGAAAGCGTTCTTGACAAATGATAAAGCAGCGCACGCTCAAAAACATCATACGTGCAACCGGTGTCGGTCTGCACACCGGAGAAAAAGTCTATCTAACCTTGCGTCCCGCAGCGCCCAATACCGGAATAATATTTCGCCGCGTTGATCTTCCACAGCCGGTGGAGATCAAGGCAGATCCGCACCAAGTGGGCGATACGCGCCTATCGTCGTGTCTGGAGAAGAGCGGCGTCAAAGTATTCACCGTAGAACATCTGATGTCGGCTTTTGCCGGATTGGGAGTTGACAATGCCTACGTCGACCTCTCCGCGCCGGAAGTGCCGATCATGGACGGCAGCGCCGGCCCATTCGTGTTCCTGCTCCAGTCCGCGGGAATCGAAGAGCAGAATGTACCCAAGAAATTTATCCGCATTAAAAAGTCCGTCGAGCTGATAGATGGCGATAAATGGGTGCGCTTTGAACCGTATAATGGTTTTCGCGTTCATTTCAGCATTGATTTCGACCACCCGCTTTTTGAAAGCTCAAACCAGTCGGTCACAGTGGATTTCGCAACCACGTCCTATATAAAGGAAGTCAGCCGCGCCCGTACTTTCGGGTTCATGCAGGATGTTGAAAATCTGCGCTCGATGGGGCTCGCATTGGGCGGTAGCCTGGATAATGCAGTGGTCATGGACGAGTTCCGAGTGCTCAACAGTGACGGTTTGCGCTACGACAACGAGTTCGTCAAACACAAGGTGCTGGATGCCATCGGCGATCTATATCTGCTCGGGCATCCGTTAATCGGCTCTTTCAGCGGCCATAAGTCCGGGCATACCCAGAACAACGCTTTGTTGCGCCGCCTGCTCGCGGAGTCCCAAGCCTGGGAATTTGTGAGTTTTGAACGCAGCGAGGAAGCACCGGCGTTTCTCAGACTGCAAGCGCAGCTCGCCTGATCTTCCTGTTCTGATTTTCCAATCGCGGCCGAAGCCAACCGGTCGGAAGCGACGTTCGGCGAAACGGGTGCCGTTTGGTCATACTCAGATTCATGGCGTTCGTGGGGCTGATTACCATCGCGCTTTCCATAGCGATGTGGCTGTTCACTCGCAATCCCCGCTACCTGAATTTTACCTGGCAGTTAGTCAAATTTCTTGTAGTCTTCGCCGTGGTGGTAATGGCATTGTTTGTGCTAGAAAGGCTGATCTTGGTCATATGATGCCCGGGCCAGGAATCTCTCGAGTGAACTGCGCAGAGGTGATGGAGGGAGCCTCGCCGCAAGCTCCTGTAAATGGCCCAGGGCTTTACCGCTCAAGCCCACTTTGCGACGGGGTGGGGCCGGGGGGTGCGGGGGTTGCACTTCTACGCGAATTGCAGTAACCTTGTATCCCCGCTTCTGAAAATTAATTAATAAACTTGGGGTTAGCTGTTTCAGTTTCGCGGCCACGGCCCCATTGTCCGCGAACAATAGCAGCGAACTGTGCGCGAACCGGCCCACCCTTCCGGATAGCGCCAGCGGCTTCGGCGCAGACTCGGTAAACACTTGTTGCATTTCAATCAGGCATTGAGCTTGCTTCACGAGTGAATGCAGGGTAGGCGTGGCGTCCAAATAAGAACCGATTTTTCGCGTTGGCATCGGAGGAGGCTTAATAGGGAGAGACGGATTAGTGAACATTATTCTCGTTTCGGGTAGCTTAGGGAAGTCCAAAACGCTTACTCTGAGCCATGCGCAAATCGTATTTCTTGTAGTGCTGATGTTAGTGGGGATGCTGGTTTTCGCAGTCGTATTACATTATCTGACCTTGCGCCATGCCGCGACAATCAAAAGCCCTTATCTAAAGTCGCTATTACTCTCAGTGCAGGAGCAGGAAAACCACAAGCGGGAAGCCTACTTGCGCGAAAATTTGAGTGCCATGGCCATCAAACTAGGCCAAATGCAGGCGCAATTGCTGCGCCTCGAAGCTCTAGGCGACCGCCTGACCAAACAGGCCGGTTTTAAGCCCGAGGAATTCATGTTCAATCAACCTCCGGGCCGAGGCGGTGCACTTTCCGGCGTACCGCAGCATGAACTTACGCTTGGCGAATTCAGCGGTCAAATGGACAAATTGGCCAATGACCTTAACGACCGCGGCGACGAGTTGGCAATTCTCGAAACAACGCTCATGCGAGACCGCTTGAAGAAGAAACTGGTGCCGTCGACGCCGCCGGTTAATACCGGCTGGTTTTCTTCCAAATTTGGTTGGCGCATTGATCCGTTTACGGGGAATGAGGCTTTCCACGAGGGCGTGGACTTCGCGGCGCAAACGGGAAGCCCGGTGATTTCTGCCGCGGCCGGAGTGGTGATTTACTCGGATTTTCAGCCGGAGTATGGTAATCTGATTGAAATTGACCATGGCAATGGAATAACGACGCGCTACGCGCATTTATCCAAGCGCTTGGTCAAGGTCGGCGACGTGGTGCTGCGCGGAACGAAAATTGGCGAGGTGGGAAGCACAGGCCGCTCCACTGGCCCGCATCTGCACTTTGAGGTGCGCAACAAAGGAATTCCGCAAAACCCGGTAAGTTTTCTGCACATGCCGGGCTAGACTCTAGGTTTTTACCAGCGTAATGGCTGAGGGGCGAGGCGGAAGACTCCTCGCCCCTTGTGTTTTCTAATGTTGACCAATTTCCGTTTTCATGGTATCCGGCCTGCTTAAAAAAATATTCGGCAGCCGCAATGAGCGGCTGCTCAAACAATATCGCCGCACAGTGCGCGTAATCAATGCACTGGAGTCGGAGGTCGAAAAGTTCTCGGACGGGGAATTGCGCGCCAAGACAGACGAATTTCGTAACCGCGTCCAGCAGCATATTAAACAAGTCCCCAGCAAAACCGATACAGATGCCGCGCCGGGAGCCGCGCATGACGCCGACAGTGAAGCGGGCGGAACGATCCTGGACGAACTGTTGCCGGAGGCGTTCGCGGTGGTACGCGAAGCCAGCAAGCGCACGCTTGCCATGCGGCATTTTGACGTGCAGCTAATCGGCGGCATGGTGCTTCACGACGGCAAAATCGCCGAAATGCGAACCGGGGAGGGTAAAACTTTGGCCGCCACTCTGCCAGCCTATCTCAACGCGCTTACCGGGCGCGGGGTTCACGTGGTGACTGTCAACGACTACCTGGCACAGCGCGACGCCGACTGGATGGGAAAAATATACGGCTTTTTGGGTTTAAGCGTGGGCGTTAACCTCTCGCAAATGCCACACGAGGCCAAGCAAAAAGCCTATGCGGCGGACATCACCTACGGCACCAACAACGAATTCGGCTTTGATTACCTGCGAGACAACATGGTGTATCAGCCGTCGGAGCGCGTGCAGCGAGGCTTGTATTACGGCATCGTGGACGAAGTAGACTCGATTTTAATCGACGAGGCGCGCACCCCCCTCATCATTTCCGGGCAGGCGGAAGACACCACGGACCTCTATTATCGGATGAACGATTTGGTGCCCAAACTCACTCGCCAGCAGCAAGAGAATGGCCCGGGCGATTACAGCGTTGACGAAAAGAACAACCAGATATTACTTACTGAATCAGGGCATGAGCACGCTGAGAAGTTGCTGACCCGCGCGGGATTGCTGCCGCCAAGCGGCAGCCTGTACGA contains:
- the lpxC gene encoding UDP-3-O-acyl-N-acetylglucosamine deacetylase, which codes for MIKQRTLKNIIRATGVGLHTGEKVYLTLRPAAPNTGIIFRRVDLPQPVEIKADPHQVGDTRLSSCLEKSGVKVFTVEHLMSAFAGLGVDNAYVDLSAPEVPIMDGSAGPFVFLLQSAGIEEQNVPKKFIRIKKSVELIDGDKWVRFEPYNGFRVHFSIDFDHPLFESSNQSVTVDFATTSYIKEVSRARTFGFMQDVENLRSMGLALGGSLDNAVVMDEFRVLNSDGLRYDNEFVKHKVLDAIGDLYLLGHPLIGSFSGHKSGHTQNNALLRRLLAESQAWEFVSFERSEEAPAFLRLQAQLA
- the ftsA gene encoding cell division protein FtsA, producing the protein MPISRAKDNKNLIVGLDIGTTKIAAIVAEICPEGGLEIIGMGSAPSRGLKKGVVVNIESTVNAIQRALEEAELMADCKIREVYTGIAGSHIKSFNSHGMVGIKDKEVAQIDVERVVETAKAVNIPTDQQILHILNQEFIIDGQEDVREPLGMSGVRLEVKVHIVTGAVSAAQNIMKCVRRCGLSVCDLILQPLASATAVLSEDEKDLGVCLADIGGGTADIAVFTHGAIRHTAVIPIAGDQITNDIAMALRTPTKDAEDIKRRFGCALRQLADPHEMVEVPGVGDRGPRQLSRQTLAEVIEPRVEELYSLVQAELRRSGFEELLSSGIVITGGSSAMQGMVELGEEVFHMPVRLGMPHYLGGLAEVIRHPRFSTAVGLLLLGMQQRARQELVKLQSGSLRPVFDRMKHWFQGNF
- the ftsZ gene encoding cell division protein FtsZ, coding for MIEIVDTQSHEAVIKVIGVGGCGGNAVDHMINQGVKGVEFISANTDVQALKRNQAKVQLQMGSSVTKGLGAGANPEIGREAALEDRERIAELIQGTDMLFLTAGMGGGTGTGAAPVVAEIAKDLGILTVAVVTKPFAFEGKRMRIAQQGIEALSQYVDSLIVIPNDKLMQVLGNKITLDAAFQAANDVLHGAVAGIAEIISCPGMINVDFSDVRTVMAEMGMAMMGSAKASGADRAELAAEQAIACPLLEGVNISDARGVLVNISASKASFELQEMYDVMDAIKAFTAESATVIVGAVYDNELKDDIRVTIVATGLNSPSSNKQDKPLSVVKTGTDAADMVNYAELETPAVVRRRNRDATIEAMRQSGVEMLDIPAFLRKQAD
- a CDS encoding M23 family metallopeptidase, with the translated sequence MNIILVSGSLGKSKTLTLSHAQIVFLVVLMLVGMLVFAVVLHYLTLRHAATIKSPYLKSLLLSVQEQENHKREAYLRENLSAMAIKLGQMQAQLLRLEALGDRLTKQAGFKPEEFMFNQPPGRGGALSGVPQHELTLGEFSGQMDKLANDLNDRGDELAILETTLMRDRLKKKLVPSTPPVNTGWFSSKFGWRIDPFTGNEAFHEGVDFAAQTGSPVISAAAGVVIYSDFQPEYGNLIEIDHGNGITTRYAHLSKRLVKVGDVVLRGTKIGEVGSTGRSTGPHLHFEVRNKGIPQNPVSFLHMPG